The sequence ACCCCCGAACAGCTTCAGCGGGCGGTCGATGAACTGAACAGCCGGCCAAGGAAGACCCTGAACCACCGAACCCCCGCCGAAGTCTTCCTCCAGGCCCGTGTTGCGTTTCGGGTTTGAACCCGCCCCGGCGTGGAGCGTTCCCCCCCCCGGGCGCGGCGCCGGCGCGTGTGGTATCATTCGGGGTTCACGGCGGCCCCGGGGCCGCCACAGGCCTGGAGGACATCATGACGCGGGTGAATCTGGTCACGGGCGGCGCGGGCTTCATCGGCTCGCACCTGTGCGGGGCGCTGCTGGCGCGGGGCGAGGAGGTGCTCTGCCTCGACAACTTTTTCACGGGGCGCAAGGCGAACATCGCCCATCTCGCGGACAACCCACGCTTTGAGCTGATCCGCCACGACATCACGCATCCGGTTGTGCTGGAGGCCGACCGCATCTTCAACCTGGCCTGCCCGGCGTCGCCGGTCCACTACCAGCACAACCCCGTGAAGACCATCAAGACGAACGTCATGGGGGCGCTGAACACGCTCGGGCTGGCGAAGCGGGTGGGCGCGCGCATCCTCCAGGCCTCCACGTCGGAAATCTACGGCGACCCCGAGGTGCACCCGCAGGTCGAGAGCTACTGGGGCAACGTCAACACCATCGGCCCGCGGAGCTGCTACGACGAGGGAAAGCGGGTGGCCGAGGCCCTCTTCTTCGACTACCACCGCCAGAACCATGTGGACATCCGGGTCATCCGCATCTTCAACACCTACGGCCCGCGCATGCTCGTGAACGACGGCCGCGTGGTCAGCAACTTCGTTGTCCAAGCGCTGAAGAACGCCCCCATCGCCCTCTACGGCGACGGGTCGCAGACCCGCTCCTTCTGCTATGTGGACGACCTGGTGCGCGGCATGACCGCCATGATGGACTGCGACGGGTTCACCGGCCCGGTGAACCTGGGCAACCCCGGCGAGTTCACCATCCGCGAGCTGGCCGAAATCGTCATCGAGCTGACCGGATCCCGCTCCCCGCTGGAATACCAGCCCCTGCCGGTGAACGACCCCACCCGCCGCCGCCCGGACATCTCCCTCGCCCGCGAAAAGCTCGGCTGGGAGCCGGCCGTCCCCCTCCGCGAGGGCCTCAAGCCCACCATCGCCTACTTCGACGCCCTCCTCTCCAAAGGCGGCGACCCCGACGCCTGAAAGGCGCGAAGGCGTGACAGGAATCGCCTCCCCTGCATTCTGCCGGCGCCGTTCCCCGTCCAATTCCGCCCGTCAGCGCTGCCAGCCTTCGATCTTGAACGCCTTTTCCAGCAGCTTGCGCTCCGGGCCGCCGTTGTCGGGCACAAACCACGCCTCAAAGCGCGCCCCGTAGGGACGGCCCCAGTCGCCCTCATCTATGGTGATCCGGGCCGTTGAGAGAAAGGTCTCTCCGGGGTCGTCGGACCACCCCACCCATTCGTTGGTGTCCCCGCGCAGCGCCTTCTCTGAAAGCGGCGTCCCCTTGGTCATCTCGAACGCTTTGAGATACACCATGCCCGGCTCTCCGGGGTTCACCCGCAGCACGGAAACGTATATCCCGGGCTGAAAGGATTTCCGCAGGGAGAGGAAGGGCCCGCCTTTCCGCGCGCTCTCGGCGGGAAGGGCGGCGCGCGCGGTCTCCCATGCGGGATTTTCCGCCACTGCCGAGAATTCCGCCTCCATTTGCGCCAGCGCCGCACGGGTTAAACGCCGCTCCGCCACATCCGTCTGCTCAAAGACCTCAACGGTCAATCCTTCGGACCTGACAATGCACAGACTGTCGGGGTGGCCCATTTTGAAGGAAAGGGCCGCCTTCTTTGTCTCTCCCGCCTGAATCCAAGTGGTGCCGTCGTTCCCGTCCTTCCCGTCCTTCCCGCCCTTTCCCGCGCCCATGGCGCGCAGAGCCAGCGAGACAGCGGCGCGGGAGGCGGCGCTTCCCTTTGGAGCGGAGCCCCACCTCACACCGGACAGACCTATGGTGAGGCGAGTCTGAAAAGACCGTATGCCCGACTCGTCCCACATGTCCAAATCATGCCCGCCGTAGTATCCGTGCAGGGTAGGCGTCCATTGGCCGCCGATCCGCCAGCGCCGCGTGGCGAACCGGGCGCCGTCCTCCTCAAAAACGCGCCAGGCGCAGCTCGTTGCCAGATGGCGCCGCAGAAGGTCCGGGTATTCCCGGTGCAGCCGTGCCAGGGATTCAATGTTCCCGGTGACCGTCGGGTCATCCCCCCCGGGCGTGTCCAACGCGGCCAGCAGGGCCGCCTGATACCCGTCCACCTCCCCGGTCTGCCCCGCTCCCTCCCCAAAACCTGGAACCAGTTCCGGCTCCGGTTCGGCCAAGGCCACCCCCTCCGGCAAACTGAGCCGGTCCGCGAATCCGTCCTCGCTTGGTCCAAAGAAAAGGAAGGGAAGAAGGAGACGGAACCCGGCGGCCGCCACGCATACGCAGAGGGGAAATGAGAGCAGATTGATAAGCCCATTTGCCCACCGCTTCCGGACAAGATTCCACAGGGCGGCGGGGAGAATGCACAGCAGGGCAAGCAGGGAGGCCGCGAACAGACCCAGAACCGCAGGGACCAAAACGCGGGTATGCGCGACCGTCACCGCCGCGAAACTTCCGTACAAAAGCAGAAAGACCGCGCCGGGCAGCCACCTGCTGTCAAAGTACCGTTT is a genomic window of Candidatus Hydrogenedentota bacterium containing:
- a CDS encoding SDR family oxidoreductase yields the protein MTRVNLVTGGAGFIGSHLCGALLARGEEVLCLDNFFTGRKANIAHLADNPRFELIRHDITHPVVLEADRIFNLACPASPVHYQHNPVKTIKTNVMGALNTLGLAKRVGARILQASTSEIYGDPEVHPQVESYWGNVNTIGPRSCYDEGKRVAEALFFDYHRQNHVDIRVIRIFNTYGPRMLVNDGRVVSNFVVQALKNAPIALYGDGSQTRSFCYVDDLVRGMTAMMDCDGFTGPVNLGNPGEFTIRELAEIVIELTGSRSPLEYQPLPVNDPTRRRPDISLAREKLGWEPAVPLREGLKPTIAYFDALLSKGGDPDA